ACCGTTCGGGACGGCGAGATTCTCACGTTGCTCGGCCCCTCCGGTTGCGGCAAGACCACGACGCTACGCCTCATCGCCGGCCTCGAGGAACCGAACGCCGGCCAGATCCGACTCGAGAACGATTCCGTCGCGGGGAACGGGCGGTTCGTGCCGCCCGAGGACCGGGGCGTCGGCGTCGTCTTTCAGGAGTTCGCCCTCTTTCCACACCTCACCGCCCGCGAGAACATCGCGTTCGGACTGCAGGGGTGGGACGAGGCGGCCCGCGACGCACGGGTCGACGACCTCCTCGACCTCGTCGGCCTCTCGGACCACGACGAGGACTACCCCGACGAACTCTCAGGCGGCCAGCAACAGCGGATCGCCCTCGCTCGCTCGCTCGCCCCCGAACCGGAGATGCTCCTGCTCGACGAACCGTTCTCGAACTTAGACGTCGACCTGCGCGTCGAGATGCGCGAGGAGGTCCGCCGGATCATCAAGGAGGCGGGCGTCACCGCCATCTCGGTCACCCACGACCAGGAGGAGGCGCTGTCGATCTCCGATCGGGTGGCCGTGATGAACGAGGGTCGGATCGAACAGGTCGACACCCCCGAACAGGTGTTCCAGCAGCCGGAGTCGCGGTTCGTCGCGGGCTTTCTCGGGCACGCGAGTTTCCTCTCGGGCGCGGTCCGGGGCGATCACGTCGACACCGCACTCGGCCGGGTCCTCCGCGACAACGTCAACGGCCTCGCCCAGGAGTACGACGGGAGCGACATCGACCTGCTCGTCCGGCCGGACGACGTGACGGCTTTCCCTGCCGACGAGGCGGACGAGGAGGCCGACGGCACCGTCGTCTACCGCCGGTATCTCGGCCCGACCGTCCTCTACCGGGTCGAACTCGACTCCGGCGAGACGATCGAGTGCATGCACAACCACTCCGACAGGATCGATCTCGACGAACGGGTCCGGGTACGCGTCACCGCGGATCACGAACTCGCGTGGTTCCCCGCCGGCCAGCGCGAGCGACGGGTTCCGACGGCGGCCGACTGATCGCGACGCCGATCCGATCGGCGATCGAGTTCCGGATGGAAGACGGAAACCAACCGGATCGGCGAACGACTATACGCCCGACGATAGTATCGCCTGCAACCGTGACCCGCGTTCGGCCGCGGAACTCCCGGCTCAGATTTGCGATCGTACCGGCCTCGTTCTCTCCGCCTTCACGCTTTTCGTCCGCGGGTATCTCGCGGAGTTCGAACACGACGAAGGGATTTGGAGGTCGCCAGATGCACGCCTCTGGATCGTGGACGGAATGATCCTGTTCGGGCGGTTCCGGCCTTCGTCTCGGATCGCTATCGCCTCGTCTCTCCTGTGCTCGTCGCCGTCATGCTCTACGGGGTTACGCCCACCACGTTCTGGTCGTCGATGATCGAATCTGTACAGAACGCCGGCGCGGGCATAACGCCATTCTGGTTCGACTTCGTTCTCTGGTTCTGGCCGGGGCTGGTCGTGGGCGCACTCGTCGTCGGTGGTATCGAATACGGCGTCTGCCGAGGCGTCTTCCGTAACCGAATCGACCCCCCTTCGTAATCGAGACCCGGGGCGGCTCCATCTCTGAGCGTAGCGGTCAGTTCGTACGTGCAGTAACCGGTTTTCCCCCAGCGAAACGCCCGACGGTGAGATTTTCGGTGGTTCCGGAACAGTCAGGTTGATGTCCCGTTACCCACGAGTCCGTGTCGATGGCTGACACGGATCGACGTCGGATCGCAACGCGGTGTGGGATCGCCGCACCGATCGTCGCCCTCGGGGCGCTCCTGCTCGCGACGATCGTGGCCTCGCCGGAGACGTTTACGTGGCGCGGCCGGGCGCTCTCGGATATGGGTCGGTACGGGGCGGAGACGTTCTGGCTCTTCAACGGCGGGTTGGTCGTCGGTGGGGTGCTCGGCCTGCCGTTCGGCTGGCGGCTCTGGAGCGCCAGCCGCCACGTCTTCGAGCACGTCGGCGTCGCCCTGCTGGTGGTCGCGGTCGGCGGGATGATCGGCGTCGGCGTCTTCTTTCTCGACCACACGACGGTCTACCTCGAGACCGAACTGCACTTCGCGGCCGCGCTGACGTTCTTCGGCGTGGCCCCGTTCGCCCAGTGGGTCTACGGGACGGGGCAGGTCCTCGCGGACGTTCGCCGACTCGGCCTCGTCTCGATCTGGCTCGGGATCGCCCACCCGCTCGCGTGGCTGGGGTGGCTGCTGTATCGCGCCGGCGCGAGCGACCCGTGGGCGTGGTTCGCCGTCCCCGAGTTCGTCGCCGCGCTCGCGTTCGGTGGCTGGGTCCTCGTCGTCGCCGCCGATCGCGCCCGAACCGATACCGTCCCGCTGAGCGCGTGATACCGGCTTTGCGATCGATCGCCACACAACGCTTAAACCGAAACCGTTCCTATACGCGTCCATGCATAAGGACGAACTCCTCGAGCTCCACGAAGAACTCGTCGTAATAATGGAGTACTTCTCCGAGCGCGAGGAGGTCGACGCGGAGCTGTTCGACCCGTACCGCCAGCTCGACGTCGATCCCTCGCACGTTCACAAGTCGAAGAGTGAACACAAACACGCCGTCTTCGTGCTCGGCAACGCGCTGGCGAAGGCGATGAGTGAAGACGAGTTCTCGAGTGCGGGCCGGATCGGCAAGCGGATGAAGGAACTCGCCGAGGACGCCGAATCGAAAATCTAGACGAACGGATTGGTCGGCGAAGCGGAAATACAGGCGAAACGTATTTGGTTCGGTTCCCGCTTGTTGGATTATGGACTCGCGCACGAAAGAGCGCGTCGAACGGTGGGACTCACGTCCGTTCAGTGGCGGTTACGACGGTCTCTCTGATCTCGCTGCGGCGGACTTCTCGGGTGCCGTGACCGTGACCGGCACGTGGCTGTTCATGCTCAACGGGCGCATTGTCGGCGTCCTCCACGGCGATATCGAGGACTTCGAGAACGCGTCGGGAACCCGCTACGACGCACCGCATCCGTCGCTTCCCCTGCTCTGTTCGATGGAGGAACGCGGCGGTGAGACGAGAGCGAAGTACTACACGAACGAGACTCCGATCCGGGAGGTCGACGGCACCTTACAGAACGGGTCGTTTACCGGGTACATCGTACTGAGTGAAAACGTGCTCAGCGGCGACTACTACGCCGTCTACTACGGCGGTCGCCGAATGGCCGCCGCCTACATCGGCAACGCCGAACGGCTGATCACCGGCGACGAGGCCTTCGAGCGTGCCGCCGACGAGGTCGGCATCTACGAAGTGATCGACGTCGACGTGGAGGTCATAGACGTTCCGGGGACCGGCGGCACTGACTCGAACGACGCCACGACCGACCCCGGCGGGACTACGTCGGCCACCGCCGCCCGTACCGGCGGCGATTCCGACGTCGAGGCCGACGAATCGACCGACGATTCAGCACCGATCGGCGACGCGACGTCGGCGATCGAGTCGATCGACGTCGGCGGGAGTGACGACTCGACGGCGGACGCGACGGGAGACGCCGATTCCGACGACTCGCCGCTGATGTCGGATATCGACCTCACGGACAATCCAGCCGGAATCATGACGACCGAGGAGACGGACCCGGAACCGACGTCGACCGGGATCACCGACGCGGGGTCGGCGTCGACGTCGACCGCCGACGCCGACGAACCGGCTGCTCAGCACGACGAGACGGGATCCGGGATGCCGATCGACGAAGCCGAAGCCGAAGCCGAAGTCGGGGACGCGGACGACGGACGGGATCAGCGCGAGGGCGGTTCCGATCAGGAGACCGTCGACGAAGCAGCGTCGCCCGAGGAGATCAGGACGACGCCGTCCGACACCGACGACTCGTCGGCCAGTCCCGATCTGGCCGAGGTCGAAGCCGCGGCCGAGGAACTCGATCGAAACGGCATCTCCTGGGTCGAGGACGAGTCGGACGAGTCGCTCGCCGACGACGGCATCGACGCGGATCCGGCGGGAGCCCTGGCGGAGACGGCGAGCGACGACGATCTCGAGGAGCGGTTCCAGGAGGAAGAACAGTGGCGCGAGGCCCGGAGTATTCCGTCGATCGATCCGGACAACAGCGAAACGTCCGCCCCGTCCCCGACCGAAGCGCAATCGGCCGGCGACCGCAGCGATCCGCGATCGGGAGACGCCGGTGGCTCCGGTCCCGACCGCGGG
The nucleotide sequence above comes from Halosolutus halophilus. Encoded proteins:
- a CDS encoding UPF0058 family protein; this translates as MHKDELLELHEELVVIMEYFSEREEVDAELFDPYRQLDVDPSHVHKSKSEHKHAVFVLGNALAKAMSEDEFSSAGRIGKRMKELAEDAESKI
- a CDS encoding DUF7527 domain-containing protein yields the protein MDSRTKERVERWDSRPFSGGYDGLSDLAAADFSGAVTVTGTWLFMLNGRIVGVLHGDIEDFENASGTRYDAPHPSLPLLCSMEERGGETRAKYYTNETPIREVDGTLQNGSFTGYIVLSENVLSGDYYAVYYGGRRMAAAYIGNAERLITGDEAFERAADEVGIYEVIDVDVEVIDVPGTGGTDSNDATTDPGGTTSATAARTGGDSDVEADESTDDSAPIGDATSAIESIDVGGSDDSTADATGDADSDDSPLMSDIDLTDNPAGIMTTEETDPEPTSTGITDAGSASTSTADADEPAAQHDETGSGMPIDEAEAEAEVGDADDGRDQREGGSDQETVDEAASPEEIRTTPSDTDDSSASPDLAEVEAAAEELDRNGISWVEDESDESLADDGIDADPAGALAETASDDDLEERFQEEEQWREARSIPSIDPDNSETSAPSPTEAQSAGDRSDPRSGDAGGSGPDRGTAGDETQESTVATPDRSEQQSAGTQRGAGSTDRSQDADRIEELTGRLEQSEEQRDALREKAKELQTDRDQLRSKNQELVSTIERLRSRIDELETQLDRARNAAGSAGAGVDARTELQPQRALSETNLFVRYASKSQPTLDTAHGGGADRDEVAGNLRLEHHTGFDAMDVAVDGRPYEEFLTSTMEYRFVDWLTEMLLYEIRDTGHADGLGDLYDAIPRIDRAELHASISLEDDEMEDVPDQVEFDVVAYDKMGNPLVLANLNDSRSPASEEMLAEMEEAASAVKANYPDLAAAIVVTSSYFEPGALEVAEQATSSGFLTRGSKLSYINLSRKEGYHLCLVESRSEGFHMNVPEL
- a CDS encoding ABC transporter ATP-binding protein; translated protein: MGNEQLLTTAADETSRETTKAVSTADDVVLELDDVAKQYGSEAVISELSLTVRDGEILTLLGPSGCGKTTTLRLIAGLEEPNAGQIRLENDSVAGNGRFVPPEDRGVGVVFQEFALFPHLTARENIAFGLQGWDEAARDARVDDLLDLVGLSDHDEDYPDELSGGQQQRIALARSLAPEPEMLLLDEPFSNLDVDLRVEMREEVRRIIKEAGVTAISVTHDQEEALSISDRVAVMNEGRIEQVDTPEQVFQQPESRFVAGFLGHASFLSGAVRGDHVDTALGRVLRDNVNGLAQEYDGSDIDLLVRPDDVTAFPADEADEEADGTVVYRRYLGPTVLYRVELDSGETIECMHNHSDRIDLDERVRVRVTADHELAWFPAGQRERRVPTAAD
- a CDS encoding DUF998 domain-containing protein yields the protein MADTDRRRIATRCGIAAPIVALGALLLATIVASPETFTWRGRALSDMGRYGAETFWLFNGGLVVGGVLGLPFGWRLWSASRHVFEHVGVALLVVAVGGMIGVGVFFLDHTTVYLETELHFAAALTFFGVAPFAQWVYGTGQVLADVRRLGLVSIWLGIAHPLAWLGWLLYRAGASDPWAWFAVPEFVAALAFGGWVLVVAADRARTDTVPLSA